From a region of the Pseudomonas fulva 12-X genome:
- a CDS encoding multicopper oxidase family protein produces MSFTRRQVLGGLVGLGVVGLGAGGARYWLGRPFDRKTHDYELIAAPHDIELVPGHVTPAWTFGGQAPGVELRCRQGDELRVRFINHLPEPTTIHWHGIRLPLEMDGVPYVSQAPVLPGEFFDYRFVTPDAGSYWYHPHESSAKQLGRGLVGPLIIEEREPTGFRHERTLCLKSWHVDEAGAFTEFSVPREAAREGTRGRLSTINGVSLPTLELPAGQVVRLRLINVDSTITYRLNLSGGEARIYALDGNPIKPRPLGKDYWLGPGMRIDLGLKVPAVGSEELSLRNGPLRLATIKSVASSEPAAEWPPALPPNPVAEPDLAKAETLRFNFEWAAALASPADEAAGRYKYWQINGQAWDINDKTCADRPIASLEKDGHYIFVLRNMAQYQHPIHLHGLIFKVLDSNRRKIEPYYTDTFLLGKNETARIAFVADNPGVWMFHCHVIDHMETGLMAAIEIA; encoded by the coding sequence ATGAGTTTCACCCGTAGACAGGTGTTGGGCGGTCTGGTCGGTCTTGGCGTGGTCGGTCTCGGCGCTGGCGGCGCGCGCTATTGGCTGGGTCGCCCGTTCGACCGCAAGACCCACGACTACGAGCTGATCGCGGCGCCCCACGACATCGAACTGGTGCCCGGCCATGTCACCCCCGCGTGGACCTTCGGTGGCCAGGCGCCCGGCGTGGAGCTGCGCTGCCGCCAGGGCGACGAGCTGCGCGTGCGCTTCATCAATCACCTGCCCGAGCCCACCACCATCCACTGGCACGGCATCCGCCTGCCGCTGGAAATGGACGGCGTGCCCTATGTGTCCCAGGCGCCGGTATTGCCGGGGGAATTCTTCGATTACCGCTTCGTCACCCCGGACGCCGGCAGCTACTGGTACCACCCCCATGAGTCCAGCGCCAAACAGCTGGGTCGCGGGCTGGTCGGCCCGCTGATCATCGAGGAGCGCGAGCCCACCGGTTTCCGCCACGAGCGCACCCTGTGCCTGAAGAGCTGGCACGTGGACGAAGCGGGCGCTTTCACCGAATTCAGCGTGCCCCGCGAGGCGGCGCGGGAGGGCACCCGTGGGCGGCTGTCGACCATCAACGGCGTGTCGCTGCCGACCCTGGAACTGCCCGCCGGCCAGGTGGTGCGCCTGCGCCTGATCAACGTCGACAGCACCATCACCTATCGCCTCAATCTCTCGGGCGGCGAGGCGCGCATCTACGCTCTGGACGGCAATCCGATCAAGCCGCGCCCGCTGGGCAAGGATTACTGGCTGGGGCCGGGCATGCGCATCGACCTGGGGCTCAAGGTGCCGGCGGTGGGCAGCGAAGAATTGTCGCTGCGCAACGGGCCGCTGCGCCTGGCGACCATCAAATCGGTGGCCAGTAGCGAACCCGCCGCTGAATGGCCGCCGGCATTGCCGCCGAACCCGGTGGCCGAGCCGGATCTGGCGAAGGCCGAAACCCTGCGCTTCAACTTCGAATGGGCCGCGGCACTGGCATCGCCCGCTGACGAGGCCGCCGGCCGCTACAAGTACTGGCAGATCAACGGCCAGGCCTGGGACATCAACGACAAGACCTGCGCCGACCGGCCCATCGCCAGCCTCGAGAAGGATGGCCATTACATCTTCGTGCTGCGCAACATGGCCCAGTACCAGCACCCGATCCACCTGCATGGGTTGATCTTCAAGGTGCTGGATTCCAACCGCCGCAAGATTGAACCGTACTACACCGACACCTTCCTGCTCGGCAAGAACGAGACTGCGCGCATCGCCTTCGTGGCCGATAATCCTGGCGTGTGGATGTTCCATTGCCACGTCATCGACCATATGGAAACCGGCCTGATGGCCGCCATCGAGATCGCCTGA
- the tadA gene encoding tRNA adenosine(34) deaminase TadA: MRAPLIIDRSRDERFMREALELAAQGAARGEVPVGAVLVQDGEVIGRGFNCPISTSDPSAHAEMVAIRAAAQAIANYRLPGSTLYVTLEPCAMCAGLIVHSRVQRVVFGASEPRAGMAVSRGQFFDQAFLNHRVRVEGGVLAEECGEVLKAFFKARRG, from the coding sequence TTGAGAGCCCCCTTGATCATCGACCGCAGCCGCGACGAGCGCTTTATGCGCGAGGCGCTGGAACTGGCCGCCCAAGGCGCTGCTCGCGGCGAAGTGCCGGTCGGCGCCGTGCTGGTGCAGGACGGCGAAGTGATCGGCCGCGGCTTCAACTGCCCGATCTCAACCAGCGATCCCAGCGCCCACGCCGAGATGGTCGCCATCCGCGCCGCCGCCCAGGCCATCGCCAACTACCGCCTGCCGGGCAGCACCCTGTACGTGACCCTGGAGCCCTGCGCCATGTGTGCGGGGCTTATCGTCCACTCGCGCGTACAGCGCGTGGTATTCGGCGCCAGCGAACCCCGCGCGGGCATGGCGGTAAGCCGCGGCCAGTTCTTCGACCAGGCATTTCTCAACCACCGTGTGCGGGTCGAGGGCGGGGTGCTGGCGGAGGAGTGTGGTGAAGTATTGAAGGCGTTTTTCAAGGCACGGCGCGGGTAG
- a CDS encoding lipocalin-like domain-containing protein translates to MHRLSLIRLAAAATLLLAAATSSAEQKPNKVAGTWNLIAATVENDGVTSYPYGPEPRGRLVFTPDLYFVEFLHDPRIPRFQSNQRGGGTDAENRAVMAGSLALYGRYTVDAQGDFSGNTVEGSSFPNWTGDVRTTRELRMEVEGERMIESFQRPGGAKVRLVFQRAR, encoded by the coding sequence ATGCACCGGCTTTCGTTGATCCGTCTGGCTGCCGCGGCGACGCTACTGCTGGCTGCCGCGACCAGCAGCGCCGAGCAGAAACCCAACAAGGTTGCCGGCACCTGGAATCTGATCGCCGCCACGGTGGAGAACGATGGCGTGACGTCTTATCCCTACGGCCCCGAACCGCGGGGCCGGCTGGTATTCACGCCGGACCTGTACTTCGTGGAGTTTCTGCACGACCCGCGCATCCCGCGCTTTCAATCCAACCAACGGGGCGGCGGCACCGACGCGGAAAACCGTGCCGTGATGGCCGGCAGCCTGGCGCTGTACGGGCGCTACACCGTCGATGCCCAGGGCGACTTCAGCGGCAACACCGTGGAAGGCTCCTCCTTCCCGAACTGGACCGGCGACGTGCGCACGACCCGGGAACTGCGCATGGAGGTAGAAGGCGAGCGCATGATCGAAAGCTTCCAGCGCCCTGGCGGTGCCAAGGTCAGGCTGGTTTTCCAACGCGCTCGCTGA
- a CDS encoding SDR family oxidoreductase: protein MNKTWLITGASSGLGKIMTAQLLERGDRVIATARREQALQDLSNAHGDRLQVLALDVTDKAQIGRVIDHAFERFGRIDVIVSNAGYGLFGPAEQVSDEQIERVLATNLTGSIQLIRRSLAHLRAQGGGRIVQVSSEGGQIAYPGFSLYHASKWGIEGFVEAVAQEVAPFGIDFILAEPGPTRTNFAAALDLAPPAGAYRDTPAGQVHGMIASGEFEIRGDAVNTVAAIIQAADAAKPPLRLALGSTAYENIHSALNQRLESLEAQRDVAFSADSQER, encoded by the coding sequence ATGAACAAGACCTGGCTTATCACAGGGGCATCGTCCGGGCTCGGCAAGATCATGACGGCCCAATTGCTGGAGCGTGGTGATCGGGTGATCGCCACCGCACGGCGTGAGCAAGCCCTGCAGGACCTGTCGAACGCTCATGGCGACCGGCTGCAGGTGCTCGCCCTGGACGTCACCGATAAGGCGCAGATCGGCCGCGTGATCGATCACGCCTTCGAGCGTTTCGGGCGCATCGACGTGATCGTCAGCAACGCCGGTTACGGCCTGTTCGGCCCTGCCGAGCAGGTTAGCGACGAGCAGATCGAGCGGGTGCTGGCCACCAACCTGACCGGCTCGATCCAGCTGATCCGCCGCAGCCTGGCCCACCTGCGTGCCCAGGGCGGCGGGCGCATCGTTCAGGTGTCTTCCGAGGGCGGGCAGATCGCCTACCCCGGCTTCAGCCTCTACCACGCCAGCAAATGGGGGATCGAAGGCTTCGTCGAAGCCGTGGCCCAGGAGGTCGCGCCCTTCGGGATCGATTTCATCCTCGCCGAGCCGGGCCCGACCCGTACCAACTTCGCCGCTGCTCTCGACCTGGCACCGCCTGCCGGCGCTTATCGAGACACGCCGGCTGGCCAGGTTCACGGGATGATCGCCAGCGGCGAATTCGAGATCCGTGGCGACGCCGTCAACACCGTAGCGGCAATCATCCAGGCGGCCGACGCGGCCAAACCGCCCCTGCGCTTGGCGCTGGGCAGCACCGCCTATGAAAACATCCATAGCGCCCTGAACCAGCGTCTTGAGTCACTCGAAGCGCAGCGCGATGTGGCGTTCTCGGCCGACAGCCAGGAGCGCTGA
- a CDS encoding LysR family transcriptional regulator, which produces MSRPTLSDLSALMAVAQHRSFRKAADELGVSRSALSHAIAALERQLGVRLLHRTTRSVAPTEAGEHFLQRLTPVLQGLDQAIDALTEEGGHPTGTLRINGGEEAMRVLLERVVPTFLERYPQVSLDLVSDGHLVDVVREGFDAGIRLAEAVPQDMIAVALSEDFRFLAVASPEYLASAGRPETPEDLRNHCCIRQRLPSGKLYRWEFEHRGQEVAVDVPGSMTLNHTQLMIEAAAAGLGIAYVPDMAAQRWLEEGKLVAVLEDWSPPVGGLRLYYPSHRHVSAALRAFIEVMKSVR; this is translated from the coding sequence ATGAGCAGGCCGACGCTAAGCGATCTCAGTGCCCTGATGGCGGTAGCGCAGCACCGCAGCTTTAGAAAAGCCGCCGATGAACTGGGGGTTTCCCGCTCCGCACTCAGCCACGCGATCGCCGCGCTGGAACGCCAGCTGGGCGTGCGCCTGCTGCACCGCACCACGCGCAGCGTGGCGCCGACCGAGGCCGGCGAGCACTTCCTGCAGCGCCTGACGCCGGTGCTGCAGGGGCTGGATCAGGCCATCGATGCGTTGACCGAAGAGGGCGGCCATCCCACCGGCACCCTGCGCATCAATGGTGGCGAGGAGGCCATGCGCGTGCTGCTCGAGCGCGTGGTGCCGACGTTTCTGGAGCGCTACCCGCAGGTCTCCCTGGATCTGGTCAGCGATGGCCACTTGGTAGACGTCGTGCGCGAAGGCTTCGATGCCGGCATCCGCCTGGCCGAGGCCGTGCCTCAGGACATGATCGCCGTCGCACTGAGCGAGGACTTTCGTTTTCTCGCCGTGGCCTCGCCCGAGTACCTGGCCAGCGCCGGGCGGCCCGAAACGCCGGAGGATCTGCGTAACCACTGCTGCATCCGCCAGCGTCTGCCCAGCGGCAAGCTGTATCGCTGGGAGTTCGAACATCGCGGGCAGGAGGTCGCCGTGGATGTGCCGGGCAGCATGACCCTCAACCACACGCAACTGATGATCGAGGCGGCCGCCGCCGGGCTGGGCATCGCCTATGTGCCGGACATGGCGGCGCAGCGCTGGCTGGAGGAGGGCAAGCTGGTCGCGGTGCTGGAGGACTGGTCGCCGCCGGTCGGCGGCTTGCGTCTTTATTACCCGAGCCACCGCCACGTGTCGGCGGCGCTGCGGGCGTTTATCGAGGTGATGAAGAGCGTTCGCTAG
- the mltF gene encoding membrane-bound lytic murein transglycosylase MltF has translation MPSPNLIGKRYAGWLSAIGLLLMLSGCAEPPSSLERIKEEGVLRVITRNSPATYFQDRNGETGFEYELVKRFADDLDVKLEIQTADNLDDLFSRLGKPGGPVLAAAGLVESAGRQQSARFSVPYLEVTPQIVYRNGQRRPSRPEDLVGKRILVLKGSSHAEQLAELKAQVPDLQYEESSDVEVVDLLRMVDEGEIDLTLVDSNELAMNQVYFPNVRVGFDLGDSRNLVWAVAPGEDNSLLEQVDGFLRRSQDNGSLQRLKERYYGHVDVLGYVGAYTFAQHLQQRLPRYEKHFRKAAKENDLDWRLLAAVGYQESLWQPGATSKTGVRGLMMLTLNTAQAMGVSDRLNPQQSIQGGAKYLVHVKEQLPESIQEPDRTWFALASYNIGGGHLEDARKLTEAEGLDPNKWLDVQKILPRLSQKQWYSKTRFGYARGGEPVHFVRNIRRYYDILTWVTQPQLEGSQVAESGLHVPGVGKDHPEQQEKAPL, from the coding sequence ATGCCCTCTCCAAACCTGATTGGCAAGCGCTACGCCGGCTGGCTGTCGGCGATCGGATTACTCCTGATGCTCAGCGGCTGCGCGGAACCTCCGAGCAGCCTGGAGCGGATCAAGGAGGAAGGCGTGCTGCGCGTGATAACCCGCAACAGCCCCGCCACCTATTTCCAGGATCGCAACGGCGAAACCGGCTTCGAGTACGAGCTGGTCAAGCGCTTCGCCGACGACCTGGACGTCAAGCTGGAAATCCAGACGGCCGACAACCTCGACGATCTTTTCTCCCGCCTAGGCAAACCAGGCGGCCCGGTGCTGGCCGCCGCCGGCCTGGTGGAAAGCGCTGGCCGCCAGCAGAGCGCGCGCTTTTCCGTGCCCTATCTGGAAGTGACCCCGCAGATCGTTTACCGCAACGGCCAGCGCCGCCCCAGTCGCCCGGAAGACCTGGTCGGCAAGCGCATCCTGGTGCTCAAGGGCAGCAGCCACGCCGAGCAGCTGGCCGAACTGAAAGCCCAGGTGCCTGACCTGCAATATGAAGAGTCGTCCGATGTCGAGGTGGTCGACCTGCTGCGCATGGTTGACGAAGGCGAGATCGACCTGACCCTGGTCGACTCCAACGAACTGGCCATGAACCAGGTGTATTTCCCCAACGTGCGCGTCGGCTTCGACCTGGGTGACTCGCGCAATCTGGTCTGGGCGGTAGCGCCGGGCGAAGACAACAGCCTGCTCGAACAGGTCGACGGTTTCCTGCGTCGCTCCCAGGACAACGGCAGCCTGCAGCGCCTCAAGGAGCGCTACTACGGCCATGTCGACGTTCTGGGTTATGTCGGCGCCTACACCTTCGCCCAGCATCTGCAGCAGCGCCTGCCGCGCTACGAAAAACACTTTCGCAAGGCCGCCAAGGAAAACGACCTGGACTGGCGCCTGCTCGCCGCCGTCGGTTATCAGGAGTCGCTCTGGCAACCGGGCGCCACCTCCAAGACCGGTGTGCGCGGGCTGATGATGCTGACCCTGAACACCGCTCAGGCGATGGGCGTATCCGACCGCCTAAACCCGCAGCAAAGCATCCAGGGCGGCGCCAAGTACCTGGTGCACGTGAAGGAACAGCTGCCGGAGAGCATCCAGGAGCCGGATCGCACCTGGTTCGCCCTCGCCTCCTACAACATCGGCGGCGGCCACCTGGAAGATGCGCGCAAGCTCACCGAGGCCGAGGGGCTGGACCCCAACAAGTGGCTGGACGTGCAGAAGATTCTACCGCGTCTGTCGCAGAAGCAGTGGTACAGCAAGACCCGCTTCGGCTATGCCCGCGGCGGCGAGCCGGTGCACTTCGTGCGCAACATCCGTCGCTACTACGACATCCTCACCTGGGTCACGCAGCCGCAACTGGAAGGCAGCCAGGTCGCCGAGAGCGGCCTGCACGTACCGGGTGTCGGCAAGGATCACCCAGAGCAGCAGGAAAAGGCGCCGCTTTAA
- the purL gene encoding phosphoribosylformylglycinamidine synthase, which yields MLILRGAPALSAFRHGKLLEQLTSKVPAVTGLYAEFAHFADVDGALSADEEQVLARLLKYGPSVPVQEPSGRLLLTIPRFGTISPWSSKASDIARNCGLDKILRLERGIAYYVAGELSEADVQQVAAVLHDRMTQVVLNKLEDAAGLFSHAEPKPLTAVDILGGGRPALEKANVELGLALAEDEIDYLVNAFQGLKRNPHDIELMMFAQANSEHCRHKIFNASWDIDGESQDKSLFGMIKNTYQMHSENVLSAYKDNASVIVGHTAGRFFPNPETRQYGAVKEPVHILMKVETHNHPTAISPFSGASTGSGGEIRDEGATGRGAKPKAGLTGFTVSNLNIPGFEQPWEQAYGKPERIVTPLDIMIEGPLGGAAFNNEFGRPALTGYFRTFEQSIATPHGDEVRGYHKPIMLAGGMGNIREDHVQKGEITVGAKLIVLGGPAMLIGLGGGAASSVATGASSADLDFASVQRENPEMERRCQEVIDRCWQLGDQNPIAFIHDVGAGGISNAFPELVNDGGRGGRFELRNVPNDEPGMAPHEIWSNESQERYVLAVSAKDFERFQAICERERCPFAVVGEATEEPHLTVTDSHFANTPVDMPLEVLLGKPPRMHRSVTREAELGDDFDPSKLDINEAAERVLRHPAVASKSFLITIGDRTITGLVARDQMVGPWQVPVADVAVTATSFDVYTGEAMAMGERTPLALLDAPASGRMAIGETITNIAASHIEKLSDIKLSANWMAAAGHPGEDARLYDTVKAVGMELCPELGLTIPVGKDSMSMKTKWSEEGAEKSVTSPLSLIVTGFAPVADVRKTLTPELRMDKGETDLILIDLGRGQNRMGASILAQVYSKLGQQAPDVDDAEDLKAFFAVIQGLNADGHLLAYHDRSDGGLLVSVLEMAFAGHCGLNLQLDGLVESREELAAFLFNEELGAVIQVRQDATPDVLAQFSAAGLEDCVAVIGKPVNNGDVAISYNDQPVFSGQRRLLQRQWAETSHRIQRLRDNADCADQEFDALLEEDNPGLSIKLGFDVNEDIAAPYIKKGVRPQVAVLREQGVNGQVEMAAAFDRAGFTSVDVHMSDILAGRVDLNDFKGLVACGGFSYGDVLGAGEGWAKSALFNTRARDAFQGFFERKDSFTLGVCNGCQMLSNLHELIPGTEFWPHFVRNRSEQFEARVAMVQVQESASIFLRGMAGSRMPIAIAHGEGHAEFESEEALLEADLSGTVALRFIDNHGKVTEAYPANPNGSPRGITGLTSRDGRVTIMMPHPERVFRAVQNSWRPDEWQEDGGWMRMFRNARVWVD from the coding sequence ATGCTGATCCTGCGCGGCGCTCCCGCCCTTTCCGCCTTTCGCCACGGTAAATTGCTCGAGCAACTGACCAGTAAAGTGCCTGCTGTGACCGGCCTGTATGCCGAGTTCGCCCACTTTGCCGACGTCGACGGTGCGCTGAGTGCCGACGAAGAGCAGGTGCTGGCCCGTCTGCTCAAGTACGGCCCGAGCGTGCCGGTGCAGGAGCCCAGCGGCCGCCTGCTGCTGACCATCCCGCGGTTCGGCACCATTTCGCCGTGGTCGAGCAAGGCCAGCGACATCGCCCGCAACTGTGGCCTGGACAAGATCCTTCGTCTGGAGCGGGGCATTGCCTACTATGTAGCCGGCGAGCTGAGCGAAGCCGATGTGCAGCAGGTCGCCGCCGTGCTGCATGACCGCATGACCCAGGTTGTGCTGAACAAGCTGGAAGACGCCGCCGGGCTGTTCAGCCATGCCGAACCCAAGCCGCTGACCGCCGTGGACATCCTCGGTGGTGGTCGCCCGGCGCTGGAAAAGGCCAACGTCGAGCTGGGCCTGGCCCTGGCAGAAGACGAGATCGATTACCTGGTCAACGCCTTCCAGGGCTTGAAGCGCAATCCGCACGACATCGAGCTGATGATGTTCGCCCAGGCCAACTCCGAGCACTGCCGCCACAAGATCTTCAATGCCAGCTGGGACATCGACGGCGAAAGCCAGGATAAGTCGCTGTTCGGCATGATCAAGAACACCTACCAGATGCACAGCGAGAACGTGCTGTCCGCTTACAAGGACAACGCCTCGGTGATCGTCGGCCACACCGCCGGGCGCTTCTTCCCCAATCCTGAAACCCGCCAGTACGGCGCGGTGAAGGAGCCGGTGCACATCCTGATGAAGGTGGAAACCCACAACCACCCGACCGCCATCTCGCCGTTCTCCGGTGCGTCCACCGGCTCCGGCGGCGAGATCCGCGACGAAGGCGCCACAGGCCGCGGCGCCAAGCCGAAAGCCGGCCTGACCGGTTTCACCGTCTCCAACCTGAACATCCCCGGCTTCGAACAGCCCTGGGAGCAGGCCTACGGCAAGCCCGAGCGCATCGTCACACCGCTGGACATCATGATCGAAGGCCCGCTGGGCGGCGCCGCGTTCAACAACGAATTCGGTCGTCCGGCGCTGACCGGCTATTTCCGTACCTTCGAGCAATCGATCGCCACCCCGCACGGCGACGAAGTGCGCGGCTACCACAAGCCGATCATGCTCGCCGGCGGCATGGGCAACATCCGTGAAGATCACGTACAGAAAGGCGAGATCACCGTCGGCGCCAAGCTGATCGTGCTCGGCGGCCCGGCCATGCTGATCGGCCTGGGCGGCGGCGCCGCTTCGTCGGTGGCCACCGGTGCCAGCTCGGCGGACCTGGATTTCGCCTCGGTGCAGCGCGAGAACCCGGAAATGGAACGCCGCTGCCAGGAGGTCATCGACCGTTGCTGGCAGCTGGGCGACCAGAACCCCATCGCCTTCATCCATGACGTCGGCGCCGGCGGCATTTCCAACGCCTTCCCCGAGCTGGTCAACGATGGTGGCCGCGGTGGCCGCTTCGAGCTTCGCAACGTGCCCAACGACGAGCCGGGCATGGCCCCGCACGAGATCTGGAGCAACGAGTCCCAGGAACGTTACGTGCTGGCCGTCAGCGCCAAGGACTTCGAGCGCTTCCAGGCCATCTGCGAGCGCGAGCGTTGCCCGTTCGCGGTGGTTGGTGAAGCCACCGAAGAGCCGCACCTGACCGTCACCGACAGCCACTTCGCCAACACCCCGGTGGACATGCCGCTCGAAGTGCTGCTCGGCAAGCCGCCGCGCATGCACCGTTCGGTCACCCGCGAGGCCGAGCTGGGCGACGATTTCGACCCGAGCAAGCTGGACATCAACGAAGCCGCGGAGCGCGTACTGCGCCACCCGGCTGTGGCCAGCAAGAGCTTTTTGATCACTATCGGCGACCGCACCATCACCGGCCTGGTCGCTCGTGATCAGATGGTCGGCCCGTGGCAGGTACCGGTGGCCGACGTCGCCGTGACCGCCACCAGCTTCGACGTCTACACCGGTGAAGCCATGGCCATGGGCGAGCGCACCCCGCTGGCTCTGCTCGATGCTCCGGCTTCCGGCCGTATGGCCATCGGTGAAACCATCACCAACATCGCTGCCTCGCACATCGAAAAACTCTCCGACATCAAACTGTCGGCCAACTGGATGGCCGCCGCCGGTCATCCGGGTGAAGACGCCCGTCTGTACGACACCGTCAAGGCGGTCGGCATGGAGCTGTGCCCCGAGCTGGGCCTGACCATTCCGGTGGGCAAGGACTCGATGTCGATGAAGACCAAGTGGAGCGAAGAGGGCGCGGAGAAGAGCGTTACCTCGCCGCTGTCGCTGATCGTTACCGGTTTCGCGCCGGTCGCCGACGTGCGCAAGACCCTGACCCCCGAGCTGCGCATGGACAAAGGCGAGACCGATCTGATCCTGATCGATCTGGGCCGTGGCCAGAACCGCATGGGCGCCTCGATCCTCGCCCAGGTGTACAGCAAGCTCGGCCAGCAGGCGCCGGACGTCGACGACGCCGAAGACCTCAAGGCCTTCTTCGCGGTTATCCAAGGCCTCAACGCCGATGGTCATCTGCTGGCCTATCACGACCGTTCCGACGGCGGCCTGCTGGTCAGCGTGCTGGAGATGGCCTTCGCCGGCCACTGCGGCCTCAACCTGCAGCTCGATGGCCTGGTCGAGAGCCGCGAAGAGCTCGCTGCCTTCCTGTTCAACGAAGAGCTGGGCGCGGTGATCCAGGTTCGCCAGGACGCCACCCCGGACGTGCTCGCCCAGTTCAGCGCCGCCGGCCTGGAAGATTGCGTCGCGGTGATCGGCAAGCCGGTCAACAACGGTGATGTAGCCATCAGCTACAACGACCAGCCGGTGTTCAGCGGCCAGCGCCGCTTGCTGCAGCGCCAGTGGGCCGAGACCAGCCATCGCATCCAGCGTCTGCGTGACAACGCCGACTGCGCGGATCAGGAATTCGACGCGCTGCTGGAAGAAGACAACCCGGGCTTGTCGATCAAGCTGGGCTTCGACGTAAACGAAGACATCGCTGCGCCGTACATCAAGAAGGGCGTTCGCCCGCAGGTTGCTGTGCTGCGCGAGCAGGGCGTCAACGGTCAGGTGGAAATGGCCGCAGCCTTCGACCGTGCCGGCTTCACCTCGGTGGATGTGCACATGAGCGACATCCTCGCCGGCCGCGTCGATCTGAACGACTTCAAGGGCCTGGTCGCCTGTGGCGGCTTCTCCTACGGTGACGTGCTCGGCGCCGGTGAAGGCTGGGCCAAATCGGCGCTGTTCAACACCCGTGCCCGCGATGCCTTCCAGGGCTTCTTCGAGCGCAAGGACAGCTTCACCCTTGGCGTGTGCAACGGTTGCCAGATGCTCTCCAACCTGCACGAGCTGATTCCGGGCACCGAGTTCTGGCCGCACTTCGTGCGCAACCGCTCCGAGCAGTTCGAAGCACGCGTGGCCATGGTTCAGGTTCAGGAGTCGGCGTCGATCTTCCTGCGTGGCATGGCCGGTTCGCGCATGCCGATCGCCATCGCCCACGGTGAAGGCCATGCCGAGTTCGAAAGCGAGGAAGCTTTGCTTGAGGCCGACCTGTCCGGCACCGTGGCGCTGCGTTTCATCGACAACCACGGCAAGGTCACCGAAGCCTACCCGGCCAACCCGAACGGCTCGCCGCGCGGGATCACCGGCCTGACCAGCCGCGACGGCCGCGTGACCATCATGATGCCGCACCCCGAGCGTGTGTTCCGCGCCGTGCAGAACTCCTGGCGCCCGGACGAGTGGCAGGAAGATGGCGGCTGGATGCGCATGTTCCGTAACGCGCGGGTCTGGGTCGACTGA
- a CDS encoding Nif3-like dinuclear metal center hexameric protein, translating into MYKLCFYVPESHLESVKAAVFAEGAGRAAGYDHCCWQTQGRGQFRPLEGSKPYIGQSGELATVPEWKVELVVGDELIHNAVKALKKAHPYEVPAFEVWRLSDLQF; encoded by the coding sequence ATGTACAAGTTGTGTTTCTACGTTCCGGAAAGCCATCTGGAAAGCGTGAAAGCGGCAGTATTCGCCGAGGGCGCCGGTCGCGCCGCCGGCTACGACCACTGCTGTTGGCAAACCCAGGGCCGCGGCCAGTTCCGCCCGCTGGAAGGCAGCAAGCCGTACATTGGCCAGAGCGGTGAGCTGGCGACAGTGCCTGAGTGGAAAGTCGAGCTGGTGGTGGGCGATGAGCTGATCCACAACGCGGTCAAAGCCCTGAAAAAAGCCCACCCCTACGAAGTACCTGCCTTCGAAGTGTGGCGCTTGTCCGATCTGCAATTCTAG
- a CDS encoding L,D-transpeptidase family protein: MRWLLAFTLFSLALAGHAATAPATPVATVDKVLVEKSQRRLQLISQGKTLKSYRISLGKQPVGAKLREGDLRTPEGFYWIDWRRQSEKYNLSMHISYPNARDQAQAKAAGVKPGSMIMIHGTPLDDEYPEWFFHTLDWTEGCIAMKNADMREVWALVKDGTLIEIRP, encoded by the coding sequence ATGCGTTGGTTGCTCGCCTTCACCCTCTTCTCTTTGGCCCTGGCCGGGCACGCAGCTACTGCGCCTGCCACTCCCGTGGCGACCGTCGACAAGGTTTTGGTGGAGAAATCCCAGCGCCGGCTGCAACTGATCAGCCAGGGCAAGACGCTGAAGTCGTACCGCATTTCTTTAGGTAAACAGCCAGTCGGTGCCAAGCTGCGCGAAGGCGATTTGCGCACGCCGGAGGGTTTTTACTGGATCGACTGGCGGCGCCAGAGCGAGAAGTACAACCTGTCGATGCACATCTCCTACCCCAACGCCCGTGACCAGGCACAGGCCAAGGCTGCAGGGGTGAAGCCGGGCAGCATGATAATGATCCACGGCACGCCGCTGGACGACGAATACCCGGAGTGGTTCTTCCACACCCTGGACTGGACCGAAGGCTGCATCGCCATGAAGAACGCCGACATGCGCGAGGTCTGGGCGCTGGTGAAGGACGGCACGCTGATCGAGATTCGCCCCTGA